In the genome of Diaphorobacter sp. HDW4A, the window CGAGCATTCCCGCATCGCGCCAGATCCGGGTCGATGTGCCGAGGCACTACGGGCGCAGGGTGCAGGCGGGGGAGTGGAGTGTGAAGGTGCATCCGTACCGGGCGGCGGCAGGGGTAATCTGACTTCGAGGTACGGAGCGGCTTTCAAACTGCCGCTTTATCGACCGAGAGAGCCCGCAGTCCCGAGGCTGCATCGTGCGCATGATGCACGTGCGCGCGCATCTGCCGGTATGCGTTGGCCGCGTCGTAGGCGAGCAGCGCCTCGACGATGCCGCAGTGCTCTTCGTATGAAGCCGCCACGCGTGCGATCTGCATGAACTGGTTGCGACGGTAGGCGTTCGCGCGCTTCTGCAGGTTCTGCGTCACCTCGATCAGTTCGGGATTGTGCGAACCCTGCAGAATCACGTCGTGCAATTGGCTGTTGAGCTCGTGATAACGCACCACATTGCATGCCTGCATGGCAGCGAAGCCTTCGGCGTGGACGTCGCGCAATTGGGAACGCTGAGCCTCCGTCATGCGCATGGCTGCGTAGCGCGCGCAGGCGGCCTCAAGATCGCCGATGGATTCGAACAGATGCGTGAGGCGGTCCTCGGTGATCAGCGCCACCGTGGCGCTGCGGTTCGGGCGCAGCTCGATCAGGCCGAGCGTCGCCAGCTGGCGTAGCGCCTCGCGGATGGGCGTGCGCGAGACGCCGAGCCGCTCCGCCAGCATGGCTTCCTCCAGCCGCGTGCCGGGCGTGAAATGACCGAGCACGATCTCGTCCGCAATGCGCTGGCAGACGTCGTTGGACATGCGGCCGCGATGGGCTGTCATGGCAGTGCTGCGAGCTCGTTGCGACTCAGTAGCCGACGGCCTGCCCGTCGCGTCGGTGGTCCGACCCGGCAGCGTAGACCGCATCGGTGGTGCCGCTGATGTCCGCATCGAGGCGGGCCACCAGCTGGGCGCTGCCGAATTCGAGATTGCCGGGGACCATGATCTTCGGGGTGTGCCCCATGCGCCGCAAGCCTTCCACGACGGCCTGCGGAACGGCGGGCTCGAGAATCAGTTGCCCCGCATCGTCGATGCGCCAGCGCGGTGCGTCGGATGCGGCCTGCGGGTTCCAGCCTTCCACCAGGTAGCGCATGACCATCTGCAGATGGCCTTGGGGCTGCATGTTGCCGCCCATCACGCCAAACGCCATGACGGGCTGACCGCCGCGCGTGAGAAACGCGGGGATGATGCTGTGCAGTGGCCGCTTGCCGCCCGCCACTTGATTGACATGGCCGGGCGTGGTGACGAAGCCAAGAGCGCGGTTGTGCAGCGCGATGCCGGTGCCCGGAACCACGACGCCCGAGCCGAAGCCCTTGTAGTTGGATTGAATGAACGAGACCATGCGACCCTCCGCATCGGCCGCGCATAGATACACGGTGCCCCCGGACGGGGGCTGGCCTGGGCCGTACTGGCCCGCGCGCTCGGGATCGATCAGGCGGGCGCGCTCGCGCAGATAGGCGGGGGCGAGCAGTTGTTCCTGCGTCACGCGCATGTGGTCGACGTCGGCGAGATGCATGTGCGCATCGGCGAACGCGAGGCGCATGGCCTCGATTTCCAGATGCATGCGTTCGGCGGAGCCCGGGGCGGTTTTTTCATACGGCAAATGGTCCATCACACCGACGGCGATGAGTGCCGCCATGCCGATACCGTTCGGCGGAATCTCGTGAACCTCATGTCCCCGGAATGCGACAGACACCGGGTCCACCCATTCCGCTTGGTGGGCAGCAAGATCCGACAGGCTGAGCGCCGCGCCATGTTCCGCAGCGAAGGCGGCGATCTTCTGTGCGAGCGCGCCGCGATAAAAGCTCTCGCCACGGGTGCGCGCGATTTCTTCGAGAGTGTCGGCCTGTGCGGCGAATTTCCAGATTTCGCCGGTGCGCGGAGCGCGGCCCTGCGGGATGAATTCGGAGAAACCCGGCTGCATGTGCAGTTCTTTGGCAGCCTGCGCCCATTGGTGTGAGATCACAGGGCTGACGGGGAAGCCTTCGCGTGCGTAGCGCATGGCATCACGGAACAGGTCTTCGAACGGCAGCTTGCCGAAGCGTTCGGACAGCGCATGCCATGCGGCCACGCCACCGGGCACGGTGACGCTGTCCCAGCCGCGCATGGGCATGGCGGCGAGACCGGCGAAACGCTCGGGTGTCCAGCTCGCTGGCGAACGCCCCGAGGAGTTCAGGCCATGCAAGGCCGCACCATCCCACACCAGTGCAAAGGCGTCGCCCCCGATGCCATTCATGGTTGGCTCGACCACGGTCAGCGCGATGGCGGCGGCAAGGGCTGCGTCGATGGCATTGCCACCGCGCGCAAAGGCCTGGGCACCCGCTTGTGCGGCGAGTGGTTGCGATGTGGCAACCACATTGCGTGCCACGACAGGTTGGCGCGCGGAGGGAAAGGGCAGGTTCCAGTTCATCATTTTCGGGGGCTCGTGAAAGTCAGCGAAGGTGGGCGAAAGGCGGTGCTCGTCACAGCGTGATGTTGGCCGCCTTGAGGACTGCGCCCCATTTGGCCCGGTCACTGGCGGTCACGGCAGCCAAGCGTTGTGCGTTGTCGAAGTGGACCACAAATCCCTTCTGCAAAAGGCCTTCGGTCAATGCGGCTTCGGCGAGTGATTTCTGCACCGCGTCGGACAGGCGATCGCGGATGTCTGCGGGCGTGCCCTTTGGGGCATACAGGCCGAACCAGTTGTCAGCGTTGTAGCCTTTGACACCGGCTTCCTCCACGGTAGGCAGATCGGGATAGACGGGAACGCGTTGGCCGGAGGTAACGGCGAGGGCGCGTAACTGCCCAGTCTTGATGAAGGGCTGCGATGCCGCGACGCTGTCGAACATGAACATCACGTTGCCTGCGATCAGATCCGGCAGCGCCTGCGAGCTGCCGCGATACGGCACGTGTACGGCCGGCACGCCCAGCGTCTGCAGCAGCAGTTCGGCCTCAAGATGCGACAGCGTGCCGTTGCCCTGCGATGCGTAGTTGATCTTGCCGTCGCTGGCCTTCAGCCAGGCCGCGAACTCGCTCATGTTCCTTGCGGGTACGGAAGGGTGCACGTTCAGAATGTGCGCGCCGTTGGCGAGCAATGCAACGGGCTCGAAATCGCGCGTGATGTCCGATGTGGCCTTGGGGTAGAGATGTCCCGCAATGGCTTGATTGGTGAGCGCGCAAAGGAACAGGTTGTAGCCGTTGGGCGCGGACTTCGCACCGGCCTCCATGCCGATCATGCCGCCTGCTCCGGGCTTGTTTTCCACCACCACGGACTGCTTGAGATGCGTGCCCATGGACTGCCCCAGCGTGCGCGCGAGAATGTCCGTGGCGCCTCCTGCAGGGAAGGCTATGACCATGCGCAGCGGACGATCCGGATAGCCCGCTGATTGCGCCCAGACGGAGTGGCTGGTGCCCACCAACGCACTGCCTGCGGCGAGGCCGAGTGCGTTGCGAAGCAGGTCCCTGCGTGTGCTGTTCGATGGCAGCAGAGCAGATTCTGGAGAGAGGCTGGTGGGCGCTCGGTGCATACAAATCTCCTGATTTCTCGCCACATCGGCGGAATGTGCATGCAATCTTGGCAATGATTTCATGCGTTTGGTATGTATTTGCAAGACCCGCATGAGCGCGGGCTTTGCAGCGGTTTGTATTTGCCCCGGCATCGATACACTCGGGATAGCCCGATGCGGGATTTCCCCTGTTTTGTGGTTTTGAGGCGTGTGTGAGTCGCCGGATGCGACCGAACTTTCGCCGTCGACATACGAAGAGCGGTGTATGCAAATTCCGAGCCCGATCCGTGTGCCCACTTGATGCCAAACCGCAGTGCATGCCCGATGGATGAGCGATGATGTCTTGGGGCAAACGAAGCACTTCTCGTTACGGTCTTGCATACATGTTCCAATGGCGCTTTTCCAACTGCCCCAGAAGTCTTGCCATGCTGATCGGTCTCGCCGCCAACCGTTTGCACCACCAGAATGTGGAAGGTGCGTTGTTTGAATTCCTGCGCCATGCCGAGGCGGGGATTCGAGAACTCCAGATCGGATTTCATGCGGTGGGCCGTACCTACGATGCGATTGCGCAGATGGGCATGTTGGCGGGTTATGCGCCCCTGGAGCGTTATCCGCGTGGCAGCCGTGGCGGGTTGATGAAGCTGGTGGCTGAGGTGGTGGGTATGCCCGAGGAAGGCCGCACGCTGGACGGTGCGATCTATTTGATTGACCCTGTGGACCCGTCGTCGATTTTTCCCGAGGCGCTGGCGCTCAAACGGCAGTGCCTGATTCACTCCAAGCCGTTTCTCTCGACTGTGGCGAGCGCGCGTGATTGGCTGGAGATGGAGCGCATCCATGCGGGCCTGCCGCGGGATCCGGCTGCGGATCGCTTGCATGATTTTGAGAATCAGACCGTTGCGCTGATCGCGCACGATGCGCTCAAGCCGACCATGCTGGAGTTTGTGGATCGCAACTTCGAACTGCTGTCGCGCTTTGGCCGCCGAGTGGGCACGGGGACGACCGGGCAGCGGCTCAACGAGCTCGCGTGGAGCAAGGGCTGGCCAGAGGACAAGGAATGGGTGTATCGCTTCAACAGCGGCCCGCTCGGTGGCGATGCGCAGATCGCCGATCTGGTGCTCGACCGGCGCTGCCAGCGCGCGATTTTCTTTGAAGACCCGCATGTCGCGCGCCAGCACGAGGCTGACATCCAGTTGCTCGAGCGCGCGGTGACGACGGTGACGCACGAGACCGTCTGCGTGACTGCTCCGCACATTGCGCAGCGCTGGTGCGATGCGGCCCGGATCCGCGCGCAGCAGAATTGATTGTCCCTATTGCGCAGCCGATGTGTCACGCAACCGTCATGTGTGCCAGCTACATTGATGGGGCTGAAGCGAAGCAACGCAAACACCAGATCTCCGGTGACTGCCGCATGCCTCGCATCGGTGCTGAAGTTCCAGTGCGTTGTGCATTGGGCCAATTGCGGGAGCGCCAGCGCTGATGCGAGGAAGACAGTCCAACCGTTTGGCGGTGATGCAGCGCTCCGGTTTCGATACGACGTGATGGACATGGGTATCTGAGACGGGCGTCGCACATCTGCGGAGCCGACCGCATACGTGGTTGTTTGATCATCACCGATCCAATCACCGTATCCGGCGCCTTCAGCGGCCGAGGGGAAGAACGTGGTTGCAATGACCATGTTGGATAATTTCCCCCACGGCATTCAAACAAACGCGCCCATGTCCCGTGCTGGCGTCGTTGGTTGAATGCGATGGCAACCTTCTTTCTTCTCCCTCATGAATTTCTGGCTTGCAGTTTCCTCGCATGGTTCGGCGTGCCGACGTGCACCCGTGTCGGCGCTGCTGGCCTTGTTTGCTTTGGCGTTCGCCCCGCAGGCGAGTGCCTTGCCGAGTTACGAAGAGGTGCGTCAGGATTTTCGTTCGTCCGAGACGCAGATCCTGTCGCGAGAGGGCGAGGCGATTCAGCGCATCCGCACCGATGCGACCGTGCGACGCGGTCAGTGGATTGCGCTGGCCGATGTGTCGCCCGCGCTGCGCACGGCGCTGGTGCTGAGCGAGGACAAGCGCTTCTTCGAACACAGCGGCGTGGACTGGGGTGCCGTGTCGTCCGCCGCCTGGGGCAATCTCTGGAACCAGCGCACGCGTGGCGCGAGCACCATCACCATGCAGCTCGCGGGTCTGCTCGATGGCGACTGGCGGCAGGGGCCGGGCGGTCGCACGGTGGTGCAGAAGGCGGGGCAGGCGGTGGCCGCGCAGGTGCTGGACCGGCGCTGGCGCAAGGACCAGATTCTCGAGGCCTATCTCAATCTCGTGCCGTTTCGCGGCGAGTTGGTGGGCATCGATGCGCTGTCGCGCACGCTGTTCGATAAGGCTCCGCATGGCCTCGACGAGCGCGAGGCGGCCGTGGCGGCGGCGCTGGTGCGCGCGCCCAATGCCAGACCCGCGCAGGTGGCAGAGCGTGCCTGCGGCGTGCTCAAGGACATGCGCAAGTCGCAGGCCACGAGCTGCGATGCGCTCGATCTGTTCACAACGGGTGCGTTGCAGCGCCGCGCCTTCGATCCGAGCGAGGGCATTGCACCGCATTATTCGCGGCAGTTGCTGGCGCAGTTGCGCAACCAAGGCACGGACGTGAAATCGGCGCGGCTGCGCTCCACGCTCAGCGCGCCGCTGCAGCGCGTGGCGGTGGAGACCCTCACGCGCCATCTGCGCGAGCTGCGTGGGCGCAATGTGGAGGACGGGGCCATCGTCGTGCTCGACAACGCCACCGGAGAGGTGTTGGCCTGGGTGGGCTCGTCGGGCATGTTGAGCCAGGCCTCGGAAGTGGATGGCGTGCTCGCGTGGCGGCAACCGGGATCGACGCTCAAGCCATTTCTCTATGCCGAAGCGATTGCCGAAAAGCGGTTGACTGCCGCGTCGCTGATAGAGGATTCTCCGGCCTACATCCCGACTGCGAACGGGCTCTACATTCCGCAGAACTACGACCGCCATTTCAAGGGCTGGGTCTCGGCGCGCACGGCGCTGGCTGCATCGCTCAACGTGCCGGCTGTGCGCACGCTGGTGATGGTGGGGACCGACCGCTTTCATGAACAGCTCAAGGCGCTGGGCATGCCGCTGCGCGAATCGGGCGGCTACTACGGCTACAGCCTGGCGCTTGGCAGCGCGGAGATTCCGCTGCTGTATCTCACCAATGGCTATCGCACGCTCGCCAATGGCGGGCGTTGGACGGGCGTGCAGATGCAGCCTGCGGCAATAACAAAAGACAAGAGCCCAACGCAGCCCGCATCGAAACAGGTGATTGATGAGGGCGCGGCCTTCATTGTGGGCGACATGCTCAGCGACACGAATGCGCGCGTGCGCACCTTCGGCACGGACAGCGTGCTCAACACGCGATTCTGGACGGCGGTGAAGACGGGCACCAGCAAGGACATGCGCGACAACTGGGCGCTGGGCTGGTCGCAGCGCTACACCGTGGGCGTGTGGGTGGGCAACGCGAGCGGCGCGCCCATGCATGATGTGAGCGGCACCAGTGGCGCGGCGCCGATCTGGGCCGAGCTCATGGTCTGGCTGCACCGGAGCGAACGCAACCGCATTCCCAAGCCGCCCGCGAACGTGGTGAAGACCGCCGTGCAGTTCGGCGCGCTTGATACCGCTGGTAGCTGGCTCGAGAGCCCGCGCGAAGAATGGTTTCTGCGCGGCACCGAGCAGAAGCTGTTCGCCATTGATTCGGTGGAGTCGGCGGCCGCGCAAGCGTCTTCAACATCGTCATCATCGCGTGGCAAGAAGGCCGCAACGCAGGCTGTAGCGCAGGGCATGCCCGCGCGCATTCTCTCGCCGGTCTCGGGCACCATCGTCGCGCTGGATCCTGACATTCCACCTGCACGCCAGCGCGTGCAGTTCATCGCGACCGATGCGCCCGACGGCGTGCGCTGGCTGTTCAATGGCAAGGAGCAGGGACGTGGTGCGCGCTGGGGCTGGTTGCCATGGCCGGGGCGCTACAAGGTCGAGCTGATCGACGCGAAGGGCCAGGTGCTGGACGAGACGGCGGTGGAAGTGCGTGGCGCGGGCGTGCGTCAGCAGAGTCAGCAGAAGTAGCGCGAAGTCTGTACCATCGACTAGGCAGGCGGGTGAGCGCTGCCGAGCAGGCTCGTGCGCATCCTGCTCGGCATCTCGTCCGCACCTTAAAAACCAAGCCCCAACCACACGTGCTGCATACCTTCGCTCCGCTCCTGTTCGTGCTGATCTGGTCGTCCGGCTTTCTGATCGGGCGGGGCGTGGCCTCTCATGCCGATCCGTTCTGGTTTCTGGCATTGCGCTTTTCGCTGGTGTGCGTGGTGTTCACCGCCGCCGCATGGTGGGCGCGGGTGGCGTGGCCGCGCGGCGCCAAAAGCATTGGGTTGCACCTGCTGGCGGGCGCGCTCATGAGCGGCTTCTATCTGGGCCCGAGCTGGTGGGCCATGTCCCAGGGCATGCCTGCGGGCATCATGGCGTTGATCGGCGCGCTGCAGCCCTTGTTCACCGCGCTGATCGCGGTGCTGGTACTGCACAGGCGATTGTCGGGAACGACCTGGCTGGGGCTGGCGCTGGGCTTTGGCGGCGTCGCACTGGTGCTCTGGCCCCGGCTGGCTGCGGCCGATGCGTCGGCGCTGTCGCTGCCCGTGGTGCTGATTGCGGCGGGCAGCATTCTGTCGTTGACGGTGGGATCGATGGTGCAGAAGTCACCGCTCGCGGCCAATGATTTGCGCAGCGCCGGTGCGGTACAGAACATCGGCGCGGTGATCGTGCTGACCGTCATGGCGCTCATCTTCGGCAAGCCGCACTGGGACAACTCGCCGCTGCTCTGGGGCTATCTGGCCTATGCTGTGCTGGTGCTTTCGGTGGCAGGCACCACGCTGCTCATCTGGCTTATGCGCCGGGGTGAGGCCACGCGCACCACGGCACTGCTGCTGGCGGTGCCGCCGTTGTCGGCGCTGCAGGGCTGGCTGATCTTCGGCGAGACCATGGTGGCCATGCAGATAATCGGTTTTCTGGTGGCGATTGCCGGTGTGGCGCTGGCGCGGCGCTGAAAAAAATTCAAACAGGGCACAGCAGGCTTCAAACCGGGGCGCGTTGTGCGGCGCTACCATTGCCGGATTCCAGATAAGAACCCGTGGCGCCTTGCCGCGCGCCGAGGAACACTGCCATGCCTGAACTCTCCAAAATGACCTGTATCGAGGACCTGCGCCAAGTCGCGGAGCAGCGCGTGCCGCGCATGTTCTACGATTACGCGGATTCGGGTTCGTGGACCGAAACCACCTACCGTGCCAACAGCGAGGATTTCCAGAAGATCAAGCTGCGCCAGCGCGTGGCGGTGAACATGGAAGGTCGCAGTACTGAAGTCTCCATGGTTGGTCAGAAGGCCAAGATGCCGGTGGCGATTGCACCCGTGGGCCTGACCGGCATGCAGCATGCAGACGGCGAGATCCACGCCGCGCGCGCAGCGGAGAAATTCGGCATTCCGTTCACCCTGTCCACCATGAGCATCTGTTCCATCGAGGACATCGCGGAGAACACGACGGCACCGTTCTGGTTCCAGCTCTACATGATGCGCGACCGCGAAGCCATGACGCGCATGATCGACCGGGCACGCGTCGCCAAGTGCAGCGCGCTGGTGCTCACGCTCGACCTGCAGGTGATCGGCCAGCGTCACAAGGACATCAAGAACGGCCTGACTGCGCCGCCCAAGCCCACCATCCCCAACCTCATCAACCTGATGACCAAGCCGCGCTGGTGCCTGGCCATGGCGGGCACCAAGCGCCACACTTTCCGCAATCTGGTGGGCCATGTGAAGGGCGTGAGCGACATGAACTCGCTGGCCGCTTGGACCAACGAGCAGTTCGATCCACGCCTGTCCTGGGAAGACGTTGCCTGGGTTCGCAAGCAATGGGACGGTCCGCTGATTCTCAAGGGCATCATGGACGTGGAGGACGCGCGTCTGGCCGTGCAAAGCGGCTCC includes:
- a CDS encoding GntR family transcriptional regulator gives rise to the protein MTAHRGRMSNDVCQRIADEIVLGHFTPGTRLEEAMLAERLGVSRTPIREALRQLATLGLIELRPNRSATVALITEDRLTHLFESIGDLEAACARYAAMRMTEAQRSQLRDVHAEGFAAMQACNVVRYHELNSQLHDVILQGSHNPELIEVTQNLQKRANAYRRNQFMQIARVAASYEEHCGIVEALLAYDAANAYRQMRAHVHHAHDAASGLRALSVDKAAV
- a CDS encoding gamma-glutamyltransferase family protein translates to MNWNLPFPSARQPVVARNVVATSQPLAAQAGAQAFARGGNAIDAALAAAIALTVVEPTMNGIGGDAFALVWDGAALHGLNSSGRSPASWTPERFAGLAAMPMRGWDSVTVPGGVAAWHALSERFGKLPFEDLFRDAMRYAREGFPVSPVISHQWAQAAKELHMQPGFSEFIPQGRAPRTGEIWKFAAQADTLEEIARTRGESFYRGALAQKIAAFAAEHGAALSLSDLAAHQAEWVDPVSVAFRGHEVHEIPPNGIGMAALIAVGVMDHLPYEKTAPGSAERMHLEIEAMRLAFADAHMHLADVDHMRVTQEQLLAPAYLRERARLIDPERAGQYGPGQPPSGGTVYLCAADAEGRMVSFIQSNYKGFGSGVVVPGTGIALHNRALGFVTTPGHVNQVAGGKRPLHSIIPAFLTRGGQPVMAFGVMGGNMQPQGHLQMVMRYLVEGWNPQAASDAPRWRIDDAGQLILEPAVPQAVVEGLRRMGHTPKIMVPGNLEFGSAQLVARLDADISGTTDAVYAAGSDHRRDGQAVGY
- a CDS encoding tripartite tricarboxylate transporter substrate binding protein; protein product: MHRAPTSLSPESALLPSNSTRRDLLRNALGLAAGSALVGTSHSVWAQSAGYPDRPLRMVIAFPAGGATDILARTLGQSMGTHLKQSVVVENKPGAGGMIGMEAGAKSAPNGYNLFLCALTNQAIAGHLYPKATSDITRDFEPVALLANGAHILNVHPSVPARNMSEFAAWLKASDGKINYASQGNGTLSHLEAELLLQTLGVPAVHVPYRGSSQALPDLIAGNVMFMFDSVAASQPFIKTGQLRALAVTSGQRVPVYPDLPTVEEAGVKGYNADNWFGLYAPKGTPADIRDRLSDAVQKSLAEAALTEGLLQKGFVVHFDNAQRLAAVTASDRAKWGAVLKAANITL
- a CDS encoding methylglyoxal synthase gives rise to the protein MLIGLAANRLHHQNVEGALFEFLRHAEAGIRELQIGFHAVGRTYDAIAQMGMLAGYAPLERYPRGSRGGLMKLVAEVVGMPEEGRTLDGAIYLIDPVDPSSIFPEALALKRQCLIHSKPFLSTVASARDWLEMERIHAGLPRDPAADRLHDFENQTVALIAHDALKPTMLEFVDRNFELLSRFGRRVGTGTTGQRLNELAWSKGWPEDKEWVYRFNSGPLGGDAQIADLVLDRRCQRAIFFEDPHVARQHEADIQLLERAVTTVTHETVCVTAPHIAQRWCDAARIRAQQN
- the pbpC gene encoding penicillin-binding protein 1C; the protein is MNFWLAVSSHGSACRRAPVSALLALFALAFAPQASALPSYEEVRQDFRSSETQILSREGEAIQRIRTDATVRRGQWIALADVSPALRTALVLSEDKRFFEHSGVDWGAVSSAAWGNLWNQRTRGASTITMQLAGLLDGDWRQGPGGRTVVQKAGQAVAAQVLDRRWRKDQILEAYLNLVPFRGELVGIDALSRTLFDKAPHGLDEREAAVAAALVRAPNARPAQVAERACGVLKDMRKSQATSCDALDLFTTGALQRRAFDPSEGIAPHYSRQLLAQLRNQGTDVKSARLRSTLSAPLQRVAVETLTRHLRELRGRNVEDGAIVVLDNATGEVLAWVGSSGMLSQASEVDGVLAWRQPGSTLKPFLYAEAIAEKRLTAASLIEDSPAYIPTANGLYIPQNYDRHFKGWVSARTALAASLNVPAVRTLVMVGTDRFHEQLKALGMPLRESGGYYGYSLALGSAEIPLLYLTNGYRTLANGGRWTGVQMQPAAITKDKSPTQPASKQVIDEGAAFIVGDMLSDTNARVRTFGTDSVLNTRFWTAVKTGTSKDMRDNWALGWSQRYTVGVWVGNASGAPMHDVSGTSGAAPIWAELMVWLHRSERNRIPKPPANVVKTAVQFGALDTAGSWLESPREEWFLRGTEQKLFAIDSVESAAAQASSTSSSSRGKKAATQAVAQGMPARILSPVSGTIVALDPDIPPARQRVQFIATDAPDGVRWLFNGKEQGRGARWGWLPWPGRYKVELIDAKGQVLDETAVEVRGAGVRQQSQQK
- a CDS encoding DMT family transporter, which encodes MHTFAPLLFVLIWSSGFLIGRGVASHADPFWFLALRFSLVCVVFTAAAWWARVAWPRGAKSIGLHLLAGALMSGFYLGPSWWAMSQGMPAGIMALIGALQPLFTALIAVLVLHRRLSGTTWLGLALGFGGVALVLWPRLAAADASALSLPVVLIAAGSILSLTVGSMVQKSPLAANDLRSAGAVQNIGAVIVLTVMALIFGKPHWDNSPLLWGYLAYAVLVLSVAGTTLLIWLMRRGEATRTTALLLAVPPLSALQGWLIFGETMVAMQIIGFLVAIAGVALARR
- a CDS encoding alpha-hydroxy acid oxidase, with amino-acid sequence MPELSKMTCIEDLRQVAEQRVPRMFYDYADSGSWTETTYRANSEDFQKIKLRQRVAVNMEGRSTEVSMVGQKAKMPVAIAPVGLTGMQHADGEIHAARAAEKFGIPFTLSTMSICSIEDIAENTTAPFWFQLYMMRDREAMTRMIDRARVAKCSALVLTLDLQVIGQRHKDIKNGLTAPPKPTIPNLINLMTKPRWCLAMAGTKRHTFRNLVGHVKGVSDMNSLAAWTNEQFDPRLSWEDVAWVRKQWDGPLILKGIMDVEDARLAVQSGSDAIVVSNHGGRQLDGAPSSIHALPAIVDAVGQQIEVWMDGGIRGGQDVLKAWAMGARGTMIGRAMAYSLGAFGEAGVSKALQILHKELDVSMAFCGHTNIQNVNTAILLPGTFPTKDTPQY